The Paenibacillus beijingensis nucleotide sequence AAATGCCTGCCGTGCTCATTTCGCCCCAGTTGACGTCAAACTTTTGCACAAAATTGTTCAGTCCTACCGGAACCGTCTTTACGCTTTCGCTCGTCGTAAACATAATGCCAAAGAACAGATCGTTCCAGGCAGCCGTGAACGCAAATACGAACGTTGCGACAATACCGGGCAGCATAATCGGCAAAATAATGCGCACGACCGTCTCCAGCCTGCCGCATCCGTCAATCATCGCCGCTTCTTCCAAAGCGACCGGGATGCGTTGAAAAAATCCGGAAATCGTAATGAGACAAAACGGGATATTGATCGCAGTATACGTTACAATGAGCGAGGTCAACGAATCCAGCATATTCAACTCGCTGAATGCAATAAACAGCGGCACCAGCATAATAATGACCGGAATCATCTGCGTCCCGAGAAACAGCAGCATGATAACGCCTTTCCCTTTAAAACGGTAGCGGGCCAAGCTGTAGCCGCCGAGTATGGACACGATCAGGACCAGAATGCCGCTGACGATACTGACGATAAAGCTGTTCGCGAAATAATGCGGGAAATTGGACGTTTTGAACGTTTCGATATAGTTGGCCCAAGTCAGCTCTTCCGGCCAAAACGTCAATTTGTCGCCGTAAATTTCCTGCCTGCCTTTCAAGGACGTGATAAACATCCAGTAAAATGGAAGCAGCGTGCCGAGCAGAAATAAAGCGAGCATGACGAACCGAATGAGTCCGGGACCTTTTCTCTTAAGCAGTAGCGGCATGTTAAATATCCCCCGCTTCATCGTATTTTGTCGCACGCAGGAACACAACTGCATAAACGGTCAGGAAAATGAGCATCATGACCCCGAGCGCGGAAGCTTGTCCATAGTCCGTCGAATATCCGATTTTGTTAAAGATGTAAGACGGCAAGTTGTGGGAGCTGTTAGCTGGGCCGCCGTTCGTCATCACATAAATTAAATCGGCGGAATTGAATACCCAAATGCAGCGGAGCAGCACCGTCAAAATAAGGGTCGGTTTAATATAAGGGATCGTAATTTGAAACAGCT carries:
- a CDS encoding carbohydrate ABC transporter permease, with translation MPLLLKRKGPGLIRFVMLALFLLGTLLPFYWMFITSLKGRQEIYGDKLTFWPEELTWANYIETFKTSNFPHYFANSFIVSIVSGILVLIVSILGGYSLARYRFKGKGVIMLLFLGTQMIPVIIMLVPLFIAFSELNMLDSLTSLIVTYTAINIPFCLITISGFFQRIPVALEEAAMIDGCGRLETVVRIILPIMLPGIVATFVFAFTAAWNDLFFGIMFTTSESVKTVPVGLNNFVQKFDVNWGEMSTAGILSLLPVVVLFAIMQRYIVAGLSQGAVKG